The Streptomyces sp. WZ-12 genome segment GTCAAGGCCGGCGACGGGCTCATCGCCCAGTACACCGGCGTCAAGTGGGAGGACGGGAAGAAGTTCGACTCGTCGTGGGACCACGGTGGCGCGACCGCCTTCCAGATCGGCACCGGGCAGGTCGTCCAGGGCTGGGACAAGGCGCTGGTCGGCAAGCACGTCGGGGACCGGGTGGAGATCGTGATCCCGCCGAAGCTGGGCTACGGTGCCAGCCCCGAGCACCAGTTGGCGAAGAACACCCTGGTCTTCGTGGTCGACATCGTCGGCACGGTCTGACCCGGCGGCCATCGGGATCTGCGAGACTGACCCGGTAATCGAAAAGATTCGCAAGTAGGAGCACATTCGTGAGCATCGACAAGCCCGAGATCGACTTCCCCGAGGGCCCGGTTCCCACCGACCTGGAGATCGTGGACCTGTGGGAGGGCGACGGGCCGGTCGCCAAGGCCGGGGACATGGTCTCCGTGCACTACGTCGGCGTCTCCTACAGCACCGGTGAGGAGTTCGACGCGAGCTGGAACCGCGGCAAGCCGCTCCAGTTCCAGCTCGGTGTCGGCCAGGTCATTCCGGGCTGGGACAAGGGCGTGCAGGGCATGAAGGTGGGCGGCCGGCGTCGGCTGACCATCCCGCCGCACCTCGCCTACGGTGAGCGCGGCGCCGGCGGCGGCCGGATCGCGCCCAACGAGGCGCTGATCTTCGTCTGCGACCTGGTCTCCGTCTGAGCGACCCCGCAGCACGTCCCGAGGGTCCGCGCCGCCCGGCGGTGCGGGCCCTCGGCTTTTGCGGTACGCACACAGGGCGGTACGGTCACCCGTTGGGAGCTAACGAGAGAGGGCGTCGATGGCGATTGCCAAGGCCGAGCGGCTGATGAATCTGGCGCTGTGCCTGTTGGGGACGCGACGCCCGTTGACCAAGCACGAGTTGCGGTCCTCGATCGAGGCATACGTCGAGACCTTCGGGTCGGGCAGGGGCGCTTCGTTCGGGCCGGGGAGCGCGTCCGACGACTCCTTCAACCGGATGTTCGAGCGGGACAAGGACGACCTGCGCGAGCTGGGGCTGGTCATCGAGACCGTCGACGGCATCGACGGCGAGGTCGGCTACCTGGCCCGCCGCGACAGCAACCGACTGCCCCCGATCACCCTCGACGCCGAGGAGTCCGCGGCCCTGGGCCTGGCCGCCAAGGTCTGGCAGCAGGCCCGGCTGGCCGGCGCGGCCAGCGGCGCGCTCCAGAAGCTGCGGGCGGCCGGGATGCCGCTGGCCGGGGAGCGCGACGACGTGGACGCCGGGCAGCCGCACAGTGCCCTGGAGCCGCGGATCCCCACCCACGAGGCGGCCTTCGAACCGCTGATGCTGGCCTGCCGGGACCGCCGCCCGGTCGTCTTCGACTACCGCAAGTCCAACGCCGCCCGCCCCGAGCAGCGGCACCTCGAACCGTGGATCCTGGAGTGCTGGCGCGGCCACTGGTACGTCGCCGGCTGGGACCGCGACCGCGGCGCCGAGCGGGTCTTCCGGCTCTCCCGGATCACCGGCAAGGTCCGTTCCCGGCAGGGGAAGTTCACCGCCCCGGTGCCCGACCACGTCACCGTCCGGGAGACCGTCGAGCGCTGGGCGGGCGAGGCCGCGACCGGCACCGCGCGGATCAAGCTGCGCGCCGGGCACGGCTACCCGCTGCGCGCCCGGGCGTTGGCCGTTCGCGAACTGGGCGACGGCTGGGACGAGTTGGAGATCCCCTACGGGCACGGGCTGGACGCCTGGCTGGTGGAGTTCGGGCCCGACGCGGTGGTACTGGAGCCGGCGGAGCTGCGCACCGAGGTCATCGACCGGCTGCGCGCCGTGGCCAAGGGCTGAGAGGGGACGGGACCATGGCTGCGAACGCGATCGACCAGACCCGCCGGATGCTGTCGTTGGTGACGTACCTGCGCGAGCGCCCCGGCGCCCGCGTCGGGGACGTCGCGCGCGCCTTCGGCATCACCGAGGACGAGCTGATCGCCGACCTCGACGTGCTGCCGATGTGCGGGACGAGCTTCCGCGGCGGCGACCTGATGGACATCGACACCGACGGCGACCGGATCTGGTGGCACAACCCCGACGACGTCGCCGAGCCGCTGCGGCTGGCCGCCGACGAGGCGACCGCGCTGTTGGTCGCGGCCCGCGCGGTGGCCACCCTCCCGGGGCTGCGCGAGGGCGATCGGCAGGCGCTGCTGCGGGCCACCGCGAAGCTGGAGGCGGCGGCCGGCGAGGCGGCCGGGGCCAGTTCCCGGCTGGCGGTGACCTTCGAGTCGGAGGGCGGGGTCTTCGCCGACGTGGACCGGGCGATCGCCGAGCGGCGCCGACTGTGGCTGCGCTACTACTCCCCGGCCCGCGACGAGTTGACCGAGCGCGAGGTGGACCCGATCCGGCTGTTCGCCGTCGGCCACACCTACATGGAGGCGTGGTGCCGGCTCTCCGAGGCCCGGCGCACCTTCCGGCTCGACCGGGTCGCCGAGATCAGGTTGCTGGACGCGCCCGCCGACCCGCCGCCGGTCGAGCTGCGGGACCTGTCGGAGGGGCTGGTGCAGCCGGCGGCCGAGGACCCCGAGGTCGCCATCGAGGTCGGGCCCGGCGGCCGGTGGGTCGCCGAGTACTACCCGCACGACAGCGCCGAGGAACTGCCCGACGGGGGGCTGCGGATCACCCTGCGCACGCCCGACCCGGCCTCGCTGCGCCGGCTGGGGCTGCGGCTGGGCGGGGACGGCCGGATCGTGTCGCCGCCGGCGCTCGCGGCCAGCGCCCGGGAGGCGGCCCGGCAGGCGCTCGCGGCGTACGGCGAGTGAGACCGGCCCGTCCTCGGGCGGGTCGGCGCACCGATGACCGTAGGAGAAGGCAGCGAAGGATGACGACCACGATGGCGACGACCACTCTGGCGGGCATGACCGCTCCGGTGCTCTTCAAGGCGGCCTGCCCGGTGTGCCGGGGACGCTTCGAACTGGCCTCGGACGCCTTCCGGTTGGCCATCGGCGCCAGCCGCCGCACCACCTTCTACTCCTTCACCTGCCCCGACTGCGGCCGTGCGGTGCGCCGGCCGGCCGGGGAACGGATCGTGGAGCTGCTCACCGGCGGCGGGGTGCGCACGCTGCGGCTGCACGCCGGCTGATCCGCACCGCCCGATAGGCTCGCCCCATGCTCTGGCCCATGCTCGCCGTCGCCCTCGGTTTCCTCGGGATCGCCGTCCTCGGCGTCCTCGCCGTCCGCGTCTTCGTCCAGGTGCGGAGACTGTCCCGGGAGGTTGGCACGGCGACGGAGCGGATCCAACGGGCCACGGAGGACCTGGAGCGCGCCGCGGTGCCGCTCGCCTCCCGGATGCACGACGTGGGACGCGGCCGGACCTGACCGGCGGCGACCTCTGCTGTCACGGGCGTGCGGGCGGTAGGCTGCTGGCGGTTCAGGCGGCCCGGGATCGTCGGGGCAATCCGGAGTATGCACGGGGATTGCCGGACGTTCACCACCGAACGTTACGATCGAGGCAACCACCAGGACGCCAGTCCGACCCCCCATCGGCAGGCACCACAGGAGACGCCGCCCACGGCGAGAAGGTAGTCGCACATGCTAGCCAACCTGAGGCCCACCGAAATTCTGCTGATCATCGCCGTGATCTTCCTGCTGTTCGGCGCGAAGAAGCTGCCGGACATGGCGCGTTCGCTCGGCAAGTCGGCCCGCATCCTCAAGAGCGAGGCCAAGGCGATGAAGAAGGAGGGCGAGGCGGAGAAGGCGGCCGAGGGCGGCACCGCCGCTTCCCAGGCGCCCGCCGACGCCGCGCAGCAGGCACCTCGTACCATTCAGGCTGCGCCCGGTGACGTTTCCAGCTCGCGCCCCGTGGCCGAGCCGAACCGCACCAACCAGAGCTGACCGAGCCGATCCGGCCGTGCCGACGCCCGTCGGTGCGGCTGATGCACGAGACGAGGACGTGGGTTGCCCAAGTCTGCCCGCAAGCAGGACAAGGACCCCGAGGGGCGGATGCCTCTCGCGGATCACCTCCGTGAGCTGCGCAACCGGCTGCTGAAATCGGTGCTGGCGATCCTTGTGATCACCGCTCTCGCCCTGTGGCAGTACGAGCCGATAGCTCACTTCGTCACCGGGCCGGTCGTCGACGCCGTCGGTTGCAAGACCGGCGCCGGGGTCTCGGCGCACCCGCACCCGTGTGCGCAGATCACCGCCAACGGTCTGTTCGCACCGTTCACGATCATGCTCAAGCTGTCGCTGACCGTGGGCCTGGTGCTCTCCAGCCCGCTGTGGCTGTACCAGCTCTGGGGGTTCCTCGCGCCGGGCCTGCACAAGCACGAGAAGAAGTACGCGCTGAGCTTCGTCGCGGCCGGCGTACCGCTCTTCCTCGGCGGCGCCTACCTCGCCTACGCGGTGCTGCCGACCACCGCGGGCGCGCTGGTCGGGCTGACGCCCCAGGACTGGACCAACCTCTTCCCCGCCGACGACTTCATCGACATCGTCACGCGGATGGTGCTGGTCTTCGGATTCGCCTTCGAACTGCCGCTGTTGCTGGTGCTGCTCAACCTCGGCGGGGTGCTCACCGGCAAGCGCGTCCTGAGCTGGTGGCGGTTCATGGTGCTGGGCATCACGATCTTCGCGGCGGTCGCCACGCCGGGTGGCGATCCGCTGACCATGTCGCTGCTGACCCTCCCGATCGTGGCGCTGTACTTCGGTGCGGTGGGCGTCTGCCTGCTCAACGACCGCCGGCGCGGGCGGTCCAACCCGGACCGGGAGCTCGACGACGACGAGGCGTCCGAGCTCGACCTGACCCCGTCCGAGGTCGGCGCGATCGAGCCGGTCGAGTCCCACCGGATGCTGCCGGGGCAGCCCGGCGGGGAGCGTCCCGACGGCGAGCGGCGCGGTTACGACGACGTCACGTGAGGTGACGGACAGCCGGGGCGTCACGTGAAGTGACGTACCGCGGAACGGAATTCGCGGCCCCCGCGCTCTTCGAGCCGGGGGCCGTCGGCATGCGCGGGGCGGTCCCGGGCCCGGGGCGGGGGAGCGGGCCGGCAGAAAGATCAGGTCGTTGTCAGAGGTGGCCGGTAGGCTCGTAAGCACGATGACCGAGGACATGTCCCCTGCTGAGCGCTATGCCGCCGCCAAGCTCCGCACGGCCGAGCAGGCCACCGCACTCGCGCCGTTCCGAGAGCTGTACGACTTCGAGCTGGATCCGTACCAGGTCGAGGCGTGTCAGGCCCTGGAGGCCGGAAAGGGTGTGCTGGTCGCCGCTCCCACCGGATCCGGCAAGACCATCGTGGGCGAGTTCGCCGTCCACCTGGCCCTCACACAGGGCCGAAAATGCTTCTACACCACGCCCATCAAGGCGTTGTCCAACCAGAAGTTCCAGGACCTGGTCAAGCGCTACGGGCCCGACCAGGTCGGCCTGTTGACGGGCGACAACAGCGTCAACGGCGAGGCCCCGGTGGTCGTGATGACCACCGAGGTGCTGCGCAACATGCTCTACGCCGGCTCGCAGTCGCTGACCGGCCTGGGCTATGTGGTCATGGACGAGGTGCACTACCTCTCCGACCGCTTCCGGGGCGCGGTCTGGGAAGAGGTGATCATCCACCTCCCCGAGTCGGTGACGCTGGTGTCACTGTCGGCGACGGTCTCCAACGCCGAGGAGTTCGGCGACTGGTTGGACACCGTCCGCGGCGACACTTCAGTGATCGTCTCCGAGCACCGCCCGGTGCCGCTGTGGCAGCACGTCCTCGCCGGCCGCCGGATCTACGACCTCTTCGAGGAGCGGGACGGGGCCACCGGCGGCCGCCGGGAGGTCAATCCCGACCTGGAGCGGCTGGCGCGGATGGAGAACAGCCGGCCGACGTTCGGCCGGGACAAGCGGCGTGGCCGCACCATGCGCGAGGCGGACCGGGAGCGGGAGCGCCGGCAGCGCGCCCGCATCTGGACGCCGAGCCGGCCCGAGGTGATCGACCGGCTGGACAACGAGGGCCTGCTGCCGGCGATCACCTTCATCTTCAGCCGCGCCGGCTGCGAGGCCGCCGTCCAGCAGTGCCTGTACTCCGGGCTGCGGCTCAACGACTCCGAGGCCCGCGAGGAGGTCCGTCGGATAGTCGAGGCCCGCACGGCCGGCATCCCCGACGACGACCTGCATGTCCTCGGCTACTTCGAGTGGTTGGAGGGCCTGCAGCGGGGCATCGCGGCGCACCACGCCGGGATGCTGCCGACGTTCAAGGAGGTCGTCGAGGAGCTCTTCGTCAAGGGCCTGGTCAAGGCCGTGTTCGCGACCGAGACGCTGGCGCTGGGCATCAACATGCCGGCGCGTTCGGTGGTGCTGGAGAAGCTGGTCAAGTGGAACGGCGAGCAGCACGCCGACATCACGCCCGGCGAGTACACCCAGCTCACCGGCCGGGCCGGGCGGCGCGGGATCGACATCGAGGGCCATGCGGTGGTGCTGTGGCAGCGCGGGATGAACCCGGGCGCCCTGGCCGGCCTCGCCGGCACCCGGACGTATCCGCTGCGGTCCTCCTTCAAGCCGTCGTACAACATGGCCGTCAACCTCGTCTCGCAGTTCGGGCGGCACCGCTCGCGGGAGCTGCTGGAGATGTCGTTCGCGCAGTTCCAGGCCGACAAGTCGGTCGTCGGGATCACCCGCCAGGTGCAGCGCAACGAGGAGGGGCTGGACGGCTACCGCGAGGCGATGGTCTGCCACCTCGGCGACTTCGAGGAATACACCCGGCTGCGGCGGGAGTTGAAGGACCGCGAGAACGACATCGCCAAGCAGGGCGCGGTGCAGCGCAGGGCGGCGGCCGCGGCGGCGCTGGAGAAGCTGCGGCCGGGCGACGTCATCCACGTGCCGACGGGCAAGTACGCCGGGCTGGCGCTGGTGTTGGACCCGGGCATGCCCTCGGGGCGGACCAACGGCCACCGCGGGCTGGACGCCCAGGACGGCCCCCGGCCGCTGGTGCTGACCGCCGAACGGCAGGTCAAGCGGCTCGGGTCGATCGACTTCCCGGTGCCGGTGACGGCCCTGGACCGGATGCGGATCCCGCGCACCTTCAACGCCCGCAGCCCGCAGTCCCGCCGCGACCTGGCGTCCGCGCTGCGCACCAAGGCCGGCCACCTGGTGCCCTCGCGGCACCGCAAGCCGCGCTCGGAGGCGGCCGACGACCGCGAGATCGCCCGGCTGCGCAAGGCGATCCGCGCGCATCCGTGCCACGGCTGCGACGAGCGGGAGGACCACGCCCGCTGGGCGGAGCGCTACCACCGACTGCAGCGGGACACCCGGCAGTTGGAGCGCCGGATCGAGGGCCGGACGAACACCATCGCCCGCACCTTCGACCGGATCTGTGCGCTGCTGACGGAGCTCGGCTACCTCGAAGGCGACACCGTCACCGACGAGGGCCGCCGGCTGGCCCGCCTCTACGGCGAACTGGACCTGCTGGCCAGCGAATGCCTGCGGGAGGGCGTCTGGGAGGGCCTGAACCCGGCGGAGTTGGCGGCCTGCGCCTCGGCGCTGGTCTACGAGGCGCGCCAGGCGGACGACGCGGTCGCGCCCAAGCTGCCGGCCGGCAAGGCGAAGGACGCGCTGGCGGAGACGGTGCACATCTGGGGCCGGTTGGACGCCCTGGAGGAGGAGCACAAGATCAGCCAGGCGGAGGGCGTGGGCCAGCGCGAGCCGGATCTGGGCTTCGCCTGGGCCGCCTACCGCTGGGCCTCCGGCTTCGGCCTGGACGAGGTCCTCGGCGAGGCGGACATGCCGGCCGGCGACTTCGTCCGCTGGTGCAAGCAACTGGTCGACGTCCTCGGGCAGATCGCGGCGGCGGCCCCGGCCGAGGGCACGGTGGCGCGGTCCGCGCGCAAGGCGATGGACGGGGTGCTGCGCGGGGTCGTGGCGTACTCGTCGGTGGGCTGACGGGCCCACGGGCCGGAGCCGAGGTCGGTGCCGTCGCGGGGACGTTCCGCGACGGCACCCACCCCGACTGGCCAACCGTTACGACGCCGCGCGTTCCCCGGCCCGCTCCGCGTCGCGCTTGGCGACCCCCTCGCGGACGAGCGGGATGACGTGTCGGCCGAAGTCGATGGCGTCGTCGAGCAGGTCGTAGCCGCGGGCGGAGAGGATGGTCACACCCAGGTCGTAGTAGTCCAGCAGCGCCTGGGCGACGGTCTCCGGCGTGCCGACCAGGGCGGTGGAGTTGCCGGCGCCGCCGGTCTCCGCGGCGGTCGGCGTCCACAGTGCCCGGTCGTGCCGTTCGCCCTGCGCCGCCACCTCCAACAGCCGCTGGGAACCGGCGTTCTGGGGATGCGTCAGCGGGTGCCGGCGGCTGAGGACGCCGCCCGCCTTGCGGGCCTTGATCCGGGCCAGGGTGTGGTGCGCCTTCTCCCAGGCCAGTTCCTCGGTGGGCGCGATGATCGGGCGGAAGGCCACCTGGATGCGGGGCACATCGGTGCGACCGGCGGCCGCCGCGGCCGCCTTGACCGAGGCGATCTGCTCGGCGGTCTGCGCCAGCGGCTCGCCCCACAGGCAGTAGATGTCCGCCTCCGCACCGCCCGCCGCGTACGCCGCGGGTGACGAACCGCCGAACGACACCTGCGGGTGCGGCTGTTGGAGCGGGAAGGTGTCGGAGACGAAGTCCTGGAAGCGGTAGTGGGTGCCCTCGTGGTCGAAGGGGTCGTGGCTGGTCCAGGCCCGTTTCACGATCCGGATGTACTCGCGGGTGCGGGCGTAGCGCTCGTCCTTGGTGAGGGTGTCGCCCTCGCGGCGCTGCTCGTGGTCGTTGCCGCCGGTGATGAAGTGCACCGCGAGCCGGCCGTCGCTGATCCGGTCCAGGGTGGCGAAGGTCTTCGCGGCGAACGTCGGATAGGAGACGTTGGGGCGGTGCGCCACCAGCAGTTGCAGCCGCTCGGTGCGGGCCGCGACGTAGGCGGCGGCGGGGGAGGGATCGGGGGAGCCGGAGCCGTAGGCGAACAGGACCCGGTCCCAGTCGTACTCCTCGTGGGCGCGGGCGAGTTTGAGGGTGTACTCCTTGTCGAAGGAGGCGCCGGAGCGCGGGGTGACTTCGGAGCCGTCGTGGGTGGCGGCTATGCCGAGGAACTCGACAGGCATGGGTGCGGCCTCGTCTTCATCGTCGTTCATGGGGAACGCGGAATGCACTGACGTGCGGGGTGCGCGAATGCGCGGGGCGCGGAGGCGTCAGTGGCAACAGGAGGCGGACCACACGCGACCGAAGTCGATGTGGTCCCGGGTGACCAGCCGTTGCTGAGGTCGCATGAGCTCAGTGGAACAGGCACGTGTGTCTGCCGTCAACCAATTCTTTTGCCTGCCCACGTTGTTGGCTTTCCCGCCGCGCGGGTTGCTGTTCTTAGCGCCTTGCGGCGCTGGCCTGTTGTCCGCTGCCGGTCCGCTGCGCGGGGCGGGGCGAGTTGTCTGGTCCGCTGCGCGGGGCTGTCGGGGTGCGGTGACGGGCCTCCGGGGCGGGCATGCCAGACTGCTTCGCTTTACGTCTGGCACACCCACCCCTCCGGCCCGTCCCCTCCCGTGGGTGGGTGGGAAAGACGGTGGGTGCCGTGTCCTGTCGGTGGGTCAACTCGGGCCGTTGGGTTAGGTGGTGACTGCCAGAGGACGAGTACGCATGAGACTGAGCGGCGACCGTAAGAGTACGGGTGGCCCAAGCAACCGGGCGGTGACCGTCAGGGGACCACAGTGGCCAGCCCCCGACTAGAGAAATCCACCCCTCAACGGGAGGGGACGGGCCGGAGGGGGTGGTATGCCAGACGTAAAGCGAAGCAGTCTGGCATACCACCCCCGGAGGCCCGTCACCGCAGCCAACAGCCCCGCGCAGCGGACCGGCCCCGCGCAGCGGACAACTCAACCCACCCCGCGCAGCGGACCGGCCGGCCGCAGGCGCCACGGTGGGAAAGCCAGCGCCGCAAGGCGCTAAGAGCAGCAACCCGCGCGGCGGGAAAGCTAACCACGTAGGAAGACAGCCAAGCGCAGCGTCACGCCGCAGCGGGCTCCTGTTCGGCCTCGACCTGGGCGTTCCAGTCGCGCTTGCCGGCCTGCCAGCCGTCCTCGTCGTGGCCGGCGCGCCAGTAGCCGGAGATCGACAGCGCCTCGCGCGGGACGGCGTGTTCGACGCGGAGCAGTCGGCGCAGCTCCTTGACGAAGCCCGCCTCGCCGTGCACGAACGCCTGGAGCCGGCCCGCGGGGAAGGTCAAGTCCCTTACGGCCCGGACGAGTTGGTGGCCGACCGGGGCGGCGTCGCGGTACACCCAGGTGATCTCCGTGCCGGGCGGGGTGGCGAGCTCCTGCCGCTCCTCGGGGGTGGCGACCTCGATGAAGGCGTGCGCCACCGCGCCCGCCGGCATTCGGCTCAGCGCGGCGGCGATGGCCGGCAGGGCGCTCTCGTCGCCGGCGAGCAGGTGCC includes the following:
- a CDS encoding FKBP-type peptidyl-prolyl cis-trans isomerase — protein: MSIDKPEIDFPEGPVPTDLEIVDLWEGDGPVAKAGDMVSVHYVGVSYSTGEEFDASWNRGKPLQFQLGVGQVIPGWDKGVQGMKVGGRRRLTIPPHLAYGERGAGGGRIAPNEALIFVCDLVSV
- a CDS encoding helix-turn-helix transcriptional regulator, which codes for MAIAKAERLMNLALCLLGTRRPLTKHELRSSIEAYVETFGSGRGASFGPGSASDDSFNRMFERDKDDLRELGLVIETVDGIDGEVGYLARRDSNRLPPITLDAEESAALGLAAKVWQQARLAGAASGALQKLRAAGMPLAGERDDVDAGQPHSALEPRIPTHEAAFEPLMLACRDRRPVVFDYRKSNAARPEQRHLEPWILECWRGHWYVAGWDRDRGAERVFRLSRITGKVRSRQGKFTAPVPDHVTVRETVERWAGEAATGTARIKLRAGHGYPLRARALAVRELGDGWDELEIPYGHGLDAWLVEFGPDAVVLEPAELRTEVIDRLRAVAKG
- a CDS encoding helix-turn-helix transcriptional regulator — translated: MAANAIDQTRRMLSLVTYLRERPGARVGDVARAFGITEDELIADLDVLPMCGTSFRGGDLMDIDTDGDRIWWHNPDDVAEPLRLAADEATALLVAARAVATLPGLREGDRQALLRATAKLEAAAGEAAGASSRLAVTFESEGGVFADVDRAIAERRRLWLRYYSPARDELTEREVDPIRLFAVGHTYMEAWCRLSEARRTFRLDRVAEIRLLDAPADPPPVELRDLSEGLVQPAAEDPEVAIEVGPGGRWVAEYYPHDSAEELPDGGLRITLRTPDPASLRRLGLRLGGDGRIVSPPALAASAREAARQALAAYGE
- the tatA gene encoding Sec-independent protein translocase subunit TatA — encoded protein: MLANLRPTEILLIIAVIFLLFGAKKLPDMARSLGKSARILKSEAKAMKKEGEAEKAAEGGTAASQAPADAAQQAPRTIQAAPGDVSSSRPVAEPNRTNQS
- the tatC gene encoding twin-arginine translocase subunit TatC, which translates into the protein MPKSARKQDKDPEGRMPLADHLRELRNRLLKSVLAILVITALALWQYEPIAHFVTGPVVDAVGCKTGAGVSAHPHPCAQITANGLFAPFTIMLKLSLTVGLVLSSPLWLYQLWGFLAPGLHKHEKKYALSFVAAGVPLFLGGAYLAYAVLPTTAGALVGLTPQDWTNLFPADDFIDIVTRMVLVFGFAFELPLLLVLLNLGGVLTGKRVLSWWRFMVLGITIFAAVATPGGDPLTMSLLTLPIVALYFGAVGVCLLNDRRRGRSNPDRELDDDEASELDLTPSEVGAIEPVESHRMLPGQPGGERPDGERRGYDDVT
- a CDS encoding DEAD/DEAH box helicase → MTEDMSPAERYAAAKLRTAEQATALAPFRELYDFELDPYQVEACQALEAGKGVLVAAPTGSGKTIVGEFAVHLALTQGRKCFYTTPIKALSNQKFQDLVKRYGPDQVGLLTGDNSVNGEAPVVVMTTEVLRNMLYAGSQSLTGLGYVVMDEVHYLSDRFRGAVWEEVIIHLPESVTLVSLSATVSNAEEFGDWLDTVRGDTSVIVSEHRPVPLWQHVLAGRRIYDLFEERDGATGGRREVNPDLERLARMENSRPTFGRDKRRGRTMREADRERERRQRARIWTPSRPEVIDRLDNEGLLPAITFIFSRAGCEAAVQQCLYSGLRLNDSEAREEVRRIVEARTAGIPDDDLHVLGYFEWLEGLQRGIAAHHAGMLPTFKEVVEELFVKGLVKAVFATETLALGINMPARSVVLEKLVKWNGEQHADITPGEYTQLTGRAGRRGIDIEGHAVVLWQRGMNPGALAGLAGTRTYPLRSSFKPSYNMAVNLVSQFGRHRSRELLEMSFAQFQADKSVVGITRQVQRNEEGLDGYREAMVCHLGDFEEYTRLRRELKDRENDIAKQGAVQRRAAAAAALEKLRPGDVIHVPTGKYAGLALVLDPGMPSGRTNGHRGLDAQDGPRPLVLTAERQVKRLGSIDFPVPVTALDRMRIPRTFNARSPQSRRDLASALRTKAGHLVPSRHRKPRSEAADDREIARLRKAIRAHPCHGCDEREDHARWAERYHRLQRDTRQLERRIEGRTNTIARTFDRICALLTELGYLEGDTVTDEGRRLARLYGELDLLASECLREGVWEGLNPAELAACASALVYEARQADDAVAPKLPAGKAKDALAETVHIWGRLDALEEEHKISQAEGVGQREPDLGFAWAAYRWASGFGLDEVLGEADMPAGDFVRWCKQLVDVLGQIAAAAPAEGTVARSARKAMDGVLRGVVAYSSVG
- a CDS encoding LLM class flavin-dependent oxidoreductase; translated protein: MPVEFLGIAATHDGSEVTPRSGASFDKEYTLKLARAHEEYDWDRVLFAYGSGSPDPSPAAAYVAARTERLQLLVAHRPNVSYPTFAAKTFATLDRISDGRLAVHFITGGNDHEQRREGDTLTKDERYARTREYIRIVKRAWTSHDPFDHEGTHYRFQDFVSDTFPLQQPHPQVSFGGSSPAAYAAGGAEADIYCLWGEPLAQTAEQIASVKAAAAAAGRTDVPRIQVAFRPIIAPTEELAWEKAHHTLARIKARKAGGVLSRRHPLTHPQNAGSQRLLEVAAQGERHDRALWTPTAAETGGAGNSTALVGTPETVAQALLDYYDLGVTILSARGYDLLDDAIDFGRHVIPLVREGVAKRDAERAGERAAS
- a CDS encoding siderophore-interacting protein translates to MAAQRPARSTPTLHRARVRRTERLTPHMVRVVLGGEGLAAFDAGEFSDHYVKLVFPLPDVNYPEPFDMAHIRAELPRAQWPRTRTYTVRAWDPQARELTVDFVVHGDSGLAGPWAATARPGDEIMFLGPGGAYAPDPTADWHLLAGDESALPAIAAALSRMPAGAVAHAFIEVATPEERQELATPPGTEITWVYRDAAPVGHQLVRAVRDLTFPAGRLQAFVHGEAGFVKELRRLLRVEHAVPREALSISGYWRAGHDEDGWQAGKRDWNAQVEAEQEPAAA